In a single window of the bacterium genome:
- a CDS encoding TerC family protein: MIESLSSSISAMFTVAGIMALLNVIMIDIVLSGDNAIVIGMATKDLKGKERKRAIVIGIALATLLRIIFASTVVYLLRIVGIKFAGGILLLYVVWKFYRELRRGGEEGGAE, encoded by the coding sequence ATGATTGAATCTTTAAGCTCTTCTATTTCTGCGATGTTCACTGTAGCGGGGATTATGGCCCTTTTGAATGTCATCATGATCGACATCGTTCTGAGTGGCGATAATGCCATCGTGATTGGCATGGCGACCAAAGATTTGAAGGGTAAGGAGAGAAAACGAGCCATCGTTATCGGCATTGCCCTCGCCACGTTGTTACGGATCATTTTTGCGTCAACGGTGGTCTATCTTCTTCGTATCGTAGGAATCAAGTTTGCTGGTGGCATTCTGTTGCTCTATGTCGTCTGGAAGTTTTATCGTGAGCTGCGGCGGGGTGGTGAAGAAGGGGGCGCGGAGG